A window of Streptomyces sp. NBC_01142 genomic DNA:
ATCAGCGGGTCCGTCGCCATCTGCACGCTGGAGTTGGCCGTGACGTTGACCGTCAGACCGAACATGCCGATCGGCACCATCAGCGCCGCGAACATCCAGAAGGACGGCGCGAAGGCGGTCACCATCTCCAGGAGGCCGAAGAGCACGGCCGCGCCCACCAGCACCCGCAGCCGCGAGGCACCGCGCCGGGCGGCGAGCAGGGCGCCCGCCAGGGAACCGGCCGCCATCAGGGTGTTGAGCAGGCCGTACGTACCGGCGTCGCCGTGGAAGACGTCGTCGACGAAGGCGGAGAGCCAGATCGGGAAGTTGAACCCGAACGTGCCGATGAAGCCGACGAGGACGATCGGCCAGATCAGTTCGGGCCGGCCCGCGACGTACTTCAGCCCCTCCCGCAGCTGGCCCTTGCCGCGCGGCGCGCGCTGGACCTTGTACAGCTCGCTGTTGCGCATCATCAGCAGGCCCACGATGGGCGCGAGGAAGGACAGCCCGTTGAGCAGGAAGGCGTAACCGCTGCCGACGGCAGTGATCAGCACACCGGCGACGGCCGGGCCGACGAGGCGCGCGGACTGGAAGTTGGCGGAGTTCAGGCTGACGGCGTTGCCCAACTGGTCCGGACCGACCATCTCGGCGACGAAGGACTGGCGCGCCGGGTTGTCGACGACGGTGACGAGGCCGAGCAGGAACGCCGTGAGGTAGACGTGCCAGACCTGGACATGGCCGCTGAGTGTGAGGACGGCGAGCGCCAGGCCGGTGAGGCCCATCGCGACCTGGGTGGCCAGCAGCAGCCGACGCTTGGGCAGGCGGTCGGCGAGCACTCCGCCGTACAGCCCGAAGAGCAGCATGGGCAGGAACTGGAGCGCGATGGTGATACCGACGGCGGACGCGGATCCGGTCAGGGTCAGCACCAGCCAGTCCTGGGCGATGCGCTGCATCCAGGTACCGGTGTTGGAGACCACTTGTCCCGTCGCGAAGAGCCGGTAGTTACGGATCTTCAGCGAGCTGAACATGGTCGTCTTGCGGTCGGTGCGGGTGGTGTCGTCGTGGGTGGTCGGTGCGGGGGCGGAGTCTGCTCCGGATCCCGTACTCAAAAGGGTTCGCCTCCTCAGTGGCGCTGTCGTCAAAGGTGCGCGAGCTTCTCCAGTACGGGGGCGGCAGCGCGCAGCTTCGCCCACTCGTCCTCGTCCAGACTCTCGGCGAGGGAGGCCAGCCAGGCGTTCCGCTTGCGGCGGCTCTCCTCCAGCATGGCCTCTGCCTGCTCGGTCTGGCTGACCACCTTCTGCCGGCGGTCGTCGGGGTGCGGCTCGAGCCGGACCAGTCCCTTGGCCTCGAGCAACGCCACGATCCGGGTCATGGACGGCGGCTGGACATGCTCCTTGCGGGCCAGCTCACCGGGGGTGGCCTGGCCGCAACGGGCGAGGGTGCCGAGCACCGACATCTCGGTCGGGCTCAGCGATTCGTCGACGCGCTGGTGTTT
This region includes:
- a CDS encoding MFS transporter, encoding MSTGSGADSAPAPTTHDDTTRTDRKTTMFSSLKIRNYRLFATGQVVSNTGTWMQRIAQDWLVLTLTGSASAVGITIALQFLPMLLFGLYGGVLADRLPKRRLLLATQVAMGLTGLALAVLTLSGHVQVWHVYLTAFLLGLVTVVDNPARQSFVAEMVGPDQLGNAVSLNSANFQSARLVGPAVAGVLITAVGSGYAFLLNGLSFLAPIVGLLMMRNSELYKVQRAPRGKGQLREGLKYVAGRPELIWPIVLVGFIGTFGFNFPIWLSAFVDDVFHGDAGTYGLLNTLMAAGSLAGALLAARRGASRLRVLVGAAVLFGLLEMVTAFAPSFWMFAALMVPIGMFGLTVNVTANSSVQMATDPLMRGRVMSLFMMVFTGGTPLGAPLVGWITDTYGPRIGFAAGGAVALVAALAVGAMLARVGGLRLKIDLRPGHRHLEFVPREQLATAA
- a CDS encoding MarR family winged helix-turn-helix transcriptional regulator, translated to MPDLSHGSDVDVAAVNSLRSAVMRLGRRLKHQRVDESLSPTEMSVLGTLARCGQATPGELARKEHVQPPSMTRIVALLEAKGLVRLEPHPDDRRQKVVSQTEQAEAMLEESRRKRNAWLASLAESLDEDEWAKLRAAAPVLEKLAHL